A stretch of Gasterosteus aculeatus chromosome 4, fGasAcu3.hap1.1, whole genome shotgun sequence DNA encodes these proteins:
- the LOC120816959 gene encoding uncharacterized protein LOC120816959, producing the protein MASNLVSRWFRPRVVTQLAFLRSVRVPRQKDSGIRLFSSDPPPKNVSRYPVPNKKDLPCDIVELMEEVESKGGFLPNVFKALSHRPAEFRAFFAYYNELMNKETGGLTKADRELIVVATSTHNKCLYCVVSHSALHRIYSKKPTLCDQVIVNYENAELSPREIAMLDFAMAVCRSDTVTEQHFQSLEGVGFDREDAWDIAAIAAFFAMSNRLAHLTDMRPNMEFHNMGRTPKDRSKDKGKGE; encoded by the exons ATGGCGAGTAATCTCGTCTCGAGGTGGTTTCGTCCCCGCGTGGTTACGCAGCTG GCGTTTCTCCGGTCGGTCCGTGTGCCTCGGCAGAAGGATTCGGGGATCAGGCTTTTCTCCAGCGATCCGCCACCGAAGAACGTCAGTCGCTATCCGGTTCCGAACAAGAAAGACTTGCCCTGTGACATagtggagctgatggaggaagTTGAGTCAAAG GGAGGCTTTTTGCCAAATGTCTTCAAAGCGCTTTCTCACAGACCAGCGGAGTTCAGAGCCTTCTTTGCTTACTACAATGAACTAATGAACAAAGAGacag GCGGCCTGACCAAGGCGGATCGGGAGCTGATCGTAGTAGCTACCAGTACCCACAACAAATGTCTTTACTGTGTGGTATCGCACAGTGCGCTGCACCGCATCTATTCTAAGAAACCCACCCTGTGTGATCAG GTCATTGTTAACTATGAGAATGCAGAGCTGTCACCTCGCGAGATCGCTATGCTGGACTTTGCGATGGCTGTGTGTCGCAGCGACACCGTGACAGAGCAGCATTTCCAGTCTTTGGAGGGAGTGGGCTTTGACCGAGAGGACGCGTGGGACATCGCTGCCATCGCCGCCTTCTTCGCCATGTCCAACCGGCTGGCCCACCTCACCGACATGAGGCCAAACATGGAATTTCATAACATGGGCCGTACACCAAAGGACAGGAGCAAGGACAAGGGGAAAGGGGAGTAG